A genomic stretch from Gopherus flavomarginatus isolate rGopFla2 chromosome 13 unlocalized genomic scaffold, rGopFla2.mat.asm SUPER_13_unloc_5, whole genome shotgun sequence includes:
- the LOC127041850 gene encoding uncharacterized protein LOC127041850: MRETTVSTPPASSLGKRLERLAPSPVPPQGRLPWPEPEAPPLGKGDQGDQQEEAEQLLTSLASPGEAVVGTAVSGPPPIDHRSHQELLHKASHNLGLQAEGTDEQEDPMVDILSPEGPSRIALPLIKTIQSNYMTIWQTLASSAPTAKGVECKYFAPSKGYAFLFCHPSPCSLLVSAVNERERHGKQALAPKAKEAEHLGLFGRKMYSSGGLQLRIANKQTILSRHNFNSWAAVGKFKDNLPQGSQQEFTALVDEGKAVAKTSLKASLDSADVAARIIASGVVMRRSACLQKSGLPPKVQNSLQDIPFEGSRLFLDQTDTKLHSLKYSRATLKLLGMHNRLLRGSALTPGVCGTAVNMSLR, encoded by the coding sequence ATGCGAGAAACTACAGTGTCCACACCACCTGCATCTTCATTGGGCAAGAGACTGGAGAGACTGGCACCGAGTCCGGTGCCGCCCCAAGGTCGTCTGCCCTGGCCCGAGCCAGAAGCCCCTCCCTTAGGGAAGGGGGACCAGGGAGACCAGCAGGAAGAAGCTGAGCAGCTACTGACTTCCTTGGCATCCCCAGGTGAAGCGGTGGTGGGCACAGCAGTATCAGGGCCTCCGCCAATAGACCACAGATCCCACCAAGAGCTACTGCATAAGGCTTCCCATAACTTGGGGTTACAGGCTGAGGGGACGGATGAGCAAGAGGACCCCATGGTGGACATTCTGAGCCCAGAAGGTCCATCCAGAATAGCGCTCCCGCTCATTAAGACCATTCAGTCGAACTATATGACTATATGGCAGACCTTGGCCTCCAGCGCACCAACAGCCAAAGGTGTGGAGTGCAAGTACTTTGCCCCATCAAAGGGTTATGCATTCTTGTTCTGCCACCCAAGCCCATGTTCCCTGCTAGTCTCAGCGGTGAACGAGAGAGAGCGCCACGGGAAGCAAGCCCTGGCCCCTAAGGCCAAGGAAGCAGAACACCTGGGCCTGTTCGGCAGGAAGATGTATTCGTCAGGCGGCCTCCAGTTGAGAATTGCTAACAAACAGACCATTCTCAGCAGGCATAATTTCAACTCCTGGGCAGCAGTAGGGAAGTTTAAGGACAACCTCCCCCAGGGTTCCCAGCAGGAGTTCACGGCCCTGGTGGACGAGGGTAAGGCAGTAGCAAAGACCTCTCTCAAGGCGTCCTTGGATTCGGCAGATGTGGCGGCCAGGATAATTGCGTCGGGTGTAGTCATGCGGCGCTCGGCGTGTCTTCAGAAGTCAGGTCTGCCACCTAAGGTCCAAAATTCGCTCCAGGACATCCCCTTCGAAGGGTCCAGACTCTTTTTGGACCAAACGGACACAAAACTACATAGCCTCAAGTACTCGAGGGCTACACTCAAGTTGCTGGGTATGCACAACCGGCTACTCAGAGGAAGCGCTTTAACCCCAGGTGTTTGTGGGACTGCAGTAAATATGAGTCTAAGATGA